The genomic region TGGCCATGGCCTGTGTGCCGAACAGGTCGATCGCACGAAAAGCGGTCCTCGAGGCGAGCTTCCCCATGACGAACAGCACCGTCGCCGCGCACAGCCAGTTGACCAGCCCCTCACCCAGGAACAACGGAAGACGGGCGGGGACGCCGGTGTGGGCGTCCAGGACGCCGTCGAAATGGGTGTTGCTGAAAGAGCCGACGAAGCCGGCAAGCATGATGGCCGCCAGCCCCAGAGCCAGGGAGCGGGCGCCGGCGACGTAGGTGAAGGGATCGAATAGCCGTTCCCGGAGTCCGGGCCCGGGGGGGTGGGGGTCTGGCGCTGTGTCAGTCATTCTCGCCCTCCGGCTGCCGCTGCGAGCGGCTCAGTCTGCCGATGATCTCATCCAATCGGTTGCGCACCGTGGGATAGCTGACCCCGAGCAGGCGCGCCATCTCCTTGAGGCTGCCGCTTGCCATCACGAACTGCAGGATGAACTCCTGGTCGCTGCGGCCCAGGCTAGCCAGGGCCGGCAGCTCGTACAACCCCTCGACCTCGGTGCCGCAGTCTTGACAAGACAGCCGTTTGACGGCAAGCTTGTGGCCGCAGCTCGGGCACTCAATAGGCAGCGAACTTGCCATTATCACTCTGCTCATTAATAATATACCATCATATATATATATTGTCAAGCCTCTAGTAGAATTATTCCCAAGCGTAGCGTAACCCGGTTGCGCCGGCAATACGCTCTGACGGCAGCATGGCCGGGCATTGATGGCGGACGGGTGTGTTCCTTTTCAGTGGGTATGGCTGTCCGGGCACGGACCGATGGCGCTCCACCCCACCTTCATCCTCCCCCTGGAAAGGGGAGCGTTGATTCGCGCAGCCCCACTCTCCGTTGCCACACCCCTGGATCACCAGGCGCGCCAGTTGACGCCGAGCGGAGACTGTCCTATAATCACGCGACGCACATGGAGGCGCTCATGACTGACCCCACTCGCGGCCCGGTGGACGAGCCGCAGTCTTCCGATATCCCCGCGGCAACGCCCGCAACGCGGCACGTGAACTACCGCACCCCCTGGGCGCTGCCCGGCCAATGGTATCGCGGCGCCCTGCACTTCCACACCACGGAATCGGACGCCGCGCTCGAGCCGGCCGCGGCGCTGGCCTGGTACCGCGAGCAGGGCTACCATTTCGCCGCCATCACCGACCACAACCGGCTCACCCATGCCGCGAGCGCCAGCGACGACTCGTTCCTGGCGCTGCCGGGCATCGAGCTCAACGTCGGGCGCACCGAGGTCGGTGGGGACTATCACATCGTCGGGCTGGGCGTTACCGCCGAGCCGGTCGTGGATGAAGGCGCGGGGGCGCAGGCGGCGATTGATGCCATCCGCGCGGCGGGCGGCGAGGCCATCCTGGCGCATCCGTATTGGAGCGGTGCGACCGCGCACGACCTGCAGGGCCTGCAGGGAGCGCTGGGCGTCGAGGTGTACAACTCGACGTGCGAGGAGAGCATCGCCAAGGGGCTGTCGGCGGTGCACTGGGACGAGCTGCTGGCGCGCGGGCAGCGGCTGTGGGGGCTGGCGGTGGATGACGCGCACTGGCGGCGCCCGGATCACGGGCAGGGGTGGGTGGTGCTCAAGGCGCGGCGGCTGGAGCGCGAGGCGGTCATGGCCGCGCTGCGCGCGGGGCACTTCTACTCCACGCGCGGCCCACGCATCACCGGCATTGAGGTGTTCGAAGGCGCGGTGCGCGTGACCTGCTCGTCGGTGGCGACCATCAGCTTCATCTGCGATAATTCCAGGGGTAAGCGTTTTCGCGCCGAAGGGGCCGCGGGCATCGGGCGCGCGGAGTTCACGCCGCCCCCGGAGGTGAGCTACGTGCGCGTGGAGTGCGCGGATCAGCAGGGACGAGTGGCGTGGAGCAATCCCATATACTGGTCGCCGTAGCCTGCGCGGTCACCCGCAGCTTTCTGCGGATGTCATTCCGGGGGAGCCGGTCGGCGCCAGGGGGTAAACCCCGCAACCGAGGACTC from Armatimonadota bacterium harbors:
- a CDS encoding DUF2089 family protein, with amino-acid sequence MASSLPIECPSCGHKLAVKRLSCQDCGTEVEGLYELPALASLGRSDQEFILQFVMASGSLKEMARLLGVSYPTVRNRLDEIIGRLSRSQRQPEGEND
- a CDS encoding CehA/McbA family metallohydrolase, with protein sequence MTDPTRGPVDEPQSSDIPAATPATRHVNYRTPWALPGQWYRGALHFHTTESDAALEPAAALAWYREQGYHFAAITDHNRLTHAASASDDSFLALPGIELNVGRTEVGGDYHIVGLGVTAEPVVDEGAGAQAAIDAIRAAGGEAILAHPYWSGATAHDLQGLQGALGVEVYNSTCEESIAKGLSAVHWDELLARGQRLWGLAVDDAHWRRPDHGQGWVVLKARRLEREAVMAALRAGHFYSTRGPRITGIEVFEGAVRVTCSSVATISFICDNSRGKRFRAEGAAGIGRAEFTPPPEVSYVRVECADQQGRVAWSNPIYWSP